The genome window GAAGATATTTGTCTCTAATCAGAATTTTTATGGAAATATAGTTTCCAGCTAATCCTGTATCGCTTGGAACTATGCTGTTTTGGACGAGCTTTCTGTACGAATGGGCAGCTTGGAAGTGCCGGTCTCATCTAAGCCCCCTGGGGTTCTGGTACACTTTATAGCCGTGACCGTGGAGGCTCGGACTGCCCCCAAACGCGAAGCTATCCTCGAGGCAACCATCCGAGTTCTAAGAGACCGGGGGTTGTCGGGGCTAAAAGTCGAGGAAGTAGCCCGAGAAGCCGAAGTTGGCAAAGGCACGGTTTATCTTTATTTCCAGGATAAACAAGACCTGCTTAAGGCGCTGGTGGAGCACCACACCTTTTCCTACTATCAAAAAGTAGAGGATGTGGTGAACCGCGACAGCTCCTTTCGCGAACGCCTGGCCGAGGTGCTGCGGCTTCGTGTTGCTTGGGTGGAGGAGTGGCGCGGCCTGTGGGCTGCGGTGGCCCGTGAAGCCGAGCCCGAGGACACTACCGGATGGCTTCGGCGCATGCACGAGCACTACCAGCACTTGCTGGAAAAGCTTGTGCAGGAAGGCAAGGCCAGGGGTGAGGTGCGGCCAGAACTCGACACTTGTCTGACCGCCGCCAGCATTGCGGCCCTGGCCTGCAATCCGCAGCTCGAGTTTCCACGGGAAGCCTACCTCGAGCACCTGCTCGAGGTGTTGTTGAAAGGAGTGGCGTTGTGAGCGAATACCGTCCAGGAGACAAGGTTGTTTTGCCGCCGTATGGTGTAGGTGTGGTGGCGGGGATCGCCCAGCGTTCGGTTGCTGGCTCAGACAAATCCTATTATCAGGTCGACTTTCCCGGTACCCGCTCGAAAGCCTACGTACCGGTAGAGGCGCCGCAGACCACCCGTTTACGCAGGGCCTTGTCGCCGGATCAGGTCAACGAGATCCTGGCTTTGCTGCACGAGGGCCGCTTGCCCTTACCCCGCCAGTGGGCCGCCCGTCACCGCAAGACCACCGAGATTCTGGCCGATGGCGACCCTTTCCGTATCGCCACCCTGGCTGGCCAGCTTCGGGCCTGGGAGCTTGAAAAGGGCCTTCCCGACCTCGACCGCCAAGCCCTTCGCCGGGCCATGCACCTTCTGGCGGAGGAAATTTCACAGGTGCTCGAGATCACCCTCGATGAAGCCCGCAAACTATTCGAAGAGTCTGTGGGCGAGAGCCTAAACTAAAAACCGAAACAATAAATATCGATAGGGCTTTTGGGCCCTATCGATTGAGCTTAACGGTACTAGGCCCCGTACTTTTGCAGCTTGCCGGCGTGGGCCAGCAGCAAGGGCATTAGCTCCACCCCGCGCAGGTGGCCCAGGCTGCCTCTGGCGGCTTCGTCCTCGGTGAAGCGCCGGGCGGTGTCGTTGCGGAGGTAGGGGCCATGAAGCAGCAGCGGCACCGGGTGCCAGGAGTGGGCTTTCAAAACTGAAGGGGTGGAGTGGTCGCCGGTGATGGCCAGCACATCCGGCTTCAGGGCCAGCAGATCGGGCAACAGGTGGTCAAAAAG of Meiothermus sp. contains these proteins:
- a CDS encoding CarD family transcriptional regulator; amino-acid sequence: MSEYRPGDKVVLPPYGVGVVAGIAQRSVAGSDKSYYQVDFPGTRSKAYVPVEAPQTTRLRRALSPDQVNEILALLHEGRLPLPRQWAARHRKTTEILADGDPFRIATLAGQLRAWELEKGLPDLDRQALRRAMHLLAEEISQVLEITLDEARKLFEESVGESLN
- a CDS encoding TetR/AcrR family transcriptional regulator gives rise to the protein MTVEARTAPKREAILEATIRVLRDRGLSGLKVEEVAREAEVGKGTVYLYFQDKQDLLKALVEHHTFSYYQKVEDVVNRDSSFRERLAEVLRLRVAWVEEWRGLWAAVAREAEPEDTTGWLRRMHEHYQHLLEKLVQEGKARGEVRPELDTCLTAASIAALACNPQLEFPREAYLEHLLEVLLKGVAL